From a region of the Odocoileus virginianus isolate 20LAN1187 ecotype Illinois chromosome 19, Ovbor_1.2, whole genome shotgun sequence genome:
- the GPR63 gene encoding probable G-protein coupled receptor 63 codes for MVVSAVLTASHTGASNTTFVVYENTYVNITVPPPFQLPGDAPLLRYSVETLAPTGMSSLTMNSTAVSPTPAASKSLNLPLQIILSALMIFILCVSFLGNLVVCLMVYQKAAMRSAINILLASLAFADMLLAVLNMPFALVTILTTRWIFGKFFCRVSAMFFWLFVIEGVAILLIISIDRFLIIVQRQDKLNPYRAKVLIAVSWAASFCVAFPLAVGNPDLQIPSRAPQCVFGYTTDPGYQAYVILISLISFFLPFLVILYSFMGILNTLRHNALRIHSYPEGICLSQASKLGLMSLQRPFQMSIDMGFKTRAFTTILILFAVFIVCWAPFTTYSLVATFSKRFYYQHNFFEISTWLLWLCYLKSALNPLIYYWRIKKFHDACLDMMPKSFKFLPRLPGHTRRRIRPSAVYVCGEHRTVV; via the coding sequence ATGGTCGTCTCTGCAGTGTTGACGGCGTCCCATACTGGGGCATCCAACACAACATTCGTAGTCTATGAAAACACCTACGTGAATATTACGGTCCCTCCACCATTCCAGCTCCCTGGCGATGCTCCGCTGCTGAGATACAGTGTTGAAACCCTGGCTCCCACTGGGATGAGTTCCCTAACAATGAATAGTACAGCTGTGTCCCCAACACCAGCAGCTTCCAAGAGCCTCAACTTGCCTCTCCAGATCATCCTTTCTGCTCTGATGATatttattctgtgtgtgtcttttcttGGTAACTTGGTTGTTTGCCTCATGGTTTACCAAAAAGCCGCCATGCGCTCTGCCATTAACATCCTCCTGGCCAGCCTGGCCTTTGCAGACATGTTGCTTGCAGTGCTGAACATGCCTTTTGCCTTGGTCACTATCCTTACCACCAGATGGATTTTCGGGAAATTCTTCTGTAGGGTATCTGCTATGTTTTTCTGGTTGTTTGTGATAGAGGGAGTAGCCATCCTGCTCATCATTAGCATTGATAGGTTTCTTATTATAGTCCAGAGGCAGGATAAGCTAAATCCATACAGGGCTAAGGTTCTTATTGCAGTTTCTTGGGCAGCTTCTTTTTGTGTAGCTTTTCCTTTGGCAGTAGGGAACCCTGACCTGCAGATACCTTCCCGAGCCCCCCAGTGCGTGTTCGGGTACACAACCGATCCGGGTTACCAGGCTTATGTGATtttgatttctctcatttctttcttcctgccctTCCTGGTGATCCTGTATTCATTTATGGGCATCCTCAATACTCTTCGGCATAATGCCTTGAGGATCCACAGCTACCCTGAAGGTATATGCCTCAGCCAGGCCAGCAAACTGGGTCTCATGAGTCTGCAGAGACCCTTCCAGATGAGCATTGACATGGGCTTTAAAACGCGTGCCTTCACAACCATCTTGATTCTCTTCGCTGTCTTCATCGTCTGCTGGGCCCCGTTCACCACTTACAGCCTTGTGGCAACGTTCAGCAAGCGCTTTTACTATCAGCACAACTTTTTTGAGATCAGCACCTGGCTACTCTGGCTCTGCTACCTCAAGTCTGCGTTGAACCCACTGATTTACTACTGGAGGATTAAGAAATTCCACGATGCCTGCTTGGACATGATGCCTAAGTCCTTCAAGTTTTTGCCGCGGCTCCCTGGTCACACACGGCGACGGATACGCCCCAGTGCTGTCTATGTGTGTGGGGAACATCGGACGGTGGTGTGA